In one Mycobacteroides chelonae genomic region, the following are encoded:
- a CDS encoding IS481 family transposase: MRELSVVEQRYQAVLAVISDGLSISQVASKVGVSRQTLHAWLARYEAQGLEGLADRSHRPASCPHQMPAQVEAAVLELRRSRPYWGPRRLVFELAKRNVRPVPSESAVYRALLRAGLVDPALRDRRSRKWKRWERGAPMELWQMDVVGGFPLADGSCAKALTGVDDHSRMCVCARLMARERTRAVCDGLREAIASFGVPQQILTDNGKVFTGRFNHPPVEVLFDAICREHGIEHLLTQPRSPTTTGKIERFHRSLRVEFLSQVKPFANLNAAQHALDEWVLDYNTNRPHQSLKMDTPAQRFTARSPVPPSLAPAAMASATERGGQDWVARTVTTNGVVCVSWQQVSVGRHHAGSRCDVHVDGDLLRFWIGDNLVKTAARASTGAVRNKKACRNRDQA; the protein is encoded by the coding sequence ATGAGGGAGTTGAGCGTGGTCGAGCAGAGGTATCAGGCCGTGTTGGCTGTGATTAGTGACGGGTTATCGATTTCGCAGGTGGCCTCCAAGGTGGGGGTGTCGCGGCAGACGCTGCATGCGTGGTTGGCCCGCTATGAGGCGCAGGGGTTGGAGGGGTTGGCGGATCGGTCGCATCGGCCGGCGTCGTGTCCGCATCAGATGCCGGCCCAGGTGGAGGCGGCGGTGTTGGAGTTGCGGCGCTCGCGTCCGTATTGGGGTCCGCGCCGGTTGGTGTTCGAACTCGCTAAACGCAATGTGCGTCCGGTGCCGTCGGAGTCGGCGGTGTATCGGGCGTTGCTGCGGGCGGGGTTGGTTGACCCGGCGTTGCGGGATCGGCGTTCGCGTAAATGGAAACGCTGGGAGCGCGGGGCGCCGATGGAATTGTGGCAGATGGATGTGGTGGGCGGGTTCCCGTTGGCCGATGGCAGCTGCGCTAAGGCGTTGACGGGGGTTGATGATCATTCGCGGATGTGTGTTTGTGCTCGGTTGATGGCCCGGGAACGCACTAGGGCGGTCTGTGACGGCTTGCGCGAGGCGATCGCTTCTTTTGGTGTGCCGCAGCAGATTCTGACCGATAACGGGAAGGTGTTCACGGGCCGGTTCAATCATCCGCCGGTCGAGGTGCTCTTTGATGCGATCTGCCGCGAGCACGGCATCGAGCACTTACTGACTCAACCCCGCTCGCCGACCACGACCGGCAAGATCGAGCGGTTCCACCGCAGTCTGCGGGTCGAGTTCCTTTCCCAGGTCAAACCTTTCGCCAACCTCAACGCTGCCCAGCATGCTTTGGACGAATGGGTGCTCGATTACAACACCAATCGCCCACATCAGTCCTTGAAGATGGATACCCCGGCCCAGCGTTTCACCGCGCGATCCCCGGTGCCGCCGTCCTTGGCACCGGCGGCAATGGCCAGTGCCACCGAGCGCGGTGGCCAGGATTGGGTAGCGCGGACAGTGACCACGAACGGGGTGGTGTGTGTTTCCTGGCAGCAGGTCTCGGTGGGTCGCCACCATGCCGGGTCTCGCTGCGATGTGCACGTCGATGGCGACCTGCTGCGGTTCTGGATCGGTGACAACCTCGTGAAAACCGCCGCTCGCGCCAGTACCGGTGCGGTAAGAAACAAGAAGGCCTGCCGCAACCGCGACCAGGCCTAA